One Paroedura picta isolate Pp20150507F chromosome 3, Ppicta_v3.0, whole genome shotgun sequence genomic window carries:
- the GCDH gene encoding glutaryl-CoA dehydrogenase, mitochondrial isoform X8: MRGRRCLPGRTETPRDGREAQPRQAKQGKQGKASLPMALRAPAARRLLQVSRVCMPGCWDARAHSASAAAPKGAQFDWQDPLQLETLLTREERMIRDSFRTYCQEKLMPRILMANRNEVFHREIVSEMGALGVLGSTIQGYGCAGTTYVAYGLLAREVERVDSSYRSVMSVQSSLVMHPIYAYGTEEQKQKYLPRLAKGELLGCFGLTEPNHGSDPGGMETRARHNPSSKTYTLNGTKTWITNSPMADLCVVWAVCEDGKVRGFLLERGMKGLSTPKIEGKFSLRASITGMIVMEDVEVPEENLLPHVSGLAGPFGCLNNARYGIAWGALGAAEFCLQTARQYTLDRIQFKVPLARNQLIQKKLADMLTEITIGLHACLQLGRLKDEDKATPEMISMLKRNSCGKALEIARQARDMLGGNGIADEYHVIRHVMNLEAVNTYEGTHDIHALVLGRAITGLQAFTVGN; encoded by the exons ATGCGAGGCCGCCGCTGCCTGCCAGGAAGGACGGAGACGCCGCGCGACGGACGCGAAGCCCAGCCAAGGCAGGCAAAGCAAGGCAAGCAAGGCAAG GCCTCCCTCCCGATGGCCCTGAGAGCCCCCGCCGCCCGGAGGCTGCTGCAGGTCAGCCGCGTTTGCATGCCCGGCTGCTGGGATGCCCGGGCCCACAGTGCCAGCGCGGCTGCCCCCAAAG GGGCCCAGTTTGACTGGCAAGATCCCCTGCAGCTGGAGACGCTCCTGACCAGGGAAGAGCGAATGATCCGGGACTCCTTTCGCACGTACTGCCAGGAGAAATTGATGCCCAGGATCCTCATGGCCAATCGTAACGAAG TCTTTCACCGGGAAATCGTGTCCGAGATGGGGGCGCTGGGGGTCTTGGGCTCCACCATCCAAG GTTACGGCTGTGCGGGGACCACCTACGTGGCCTATGGGCTCCTGGCGAGGGAGGTCGAGAGGGTGGACAGCAGCTACCGGTCGGTCATGAGTGTCCAGTCGTCTTTAGTGATGCATCCGATTTACGCCTATGGGACAGAGGAGCAGAAGCAGAAATACTTGCCCCGCTTGG CAAAGGGGGAATTGCTGGGCTGCTTTGGGCTCACAGAGCCCAATCACGGGAGCGATCCAGGGGGCATGGAGACCCGGGCCCGACACAACCCCTCCAGCAAGACCTACACTCTCAACGGCACCAAAACCTG GATCACGAATTCTCCAATGGCTGACCTGTGCGTGGTGTGGGCCGTGTGTGAGGACGGCAAAGTGCGGGGCTTCCTCTTGGAACGTGGCATGAAGGGGCTCTCCACGCCAAAGATTGAGGGCAAATTCTCACTGCGAGCTTCAATCACTGGGATGATCGTCATGGAGGACGTGGAGGTGCCGGAAGAGAACTTGCTGCCCCACGTGTCCGGGCTCGCC GGTCCCTTTGGGTGCTTGAACAACGCTCGCTACGGGATCGCCTGGGGAGCCCTGGGGGCGGCTGAGTTCTGCTTGCAGACCGCCCGGCAGTACACCCTGGACCG gatccagttcaaggtccCCCTGGCAAGAAACCAACTGATCCAGAAGAAACTTGCCGACATGCTGACAGAGATCACCATCGGCTTACACGCGTGCCTCCAGCTGGGCCGTCTGAAGGATGAAGACAA AGCCACCCCGGAGATGATATCCATGCTGAAGCGCAACTCCTGTGGGAAGGCCCTGGAGATCGCTCGGCAAGCGCGGGACATGCTGGGAGGCAACGGCATCGCAGACGAGTACCATGTCATTAGGCACGTTATGAACCTGGAGGCCGTCAACACCTACGAAG GTACTCACGATATCCACGCACTCGTCCTAGGGAGAGCCATCACCGGACTTCAAGCTTTCACTGTTGGAAACTGA